gcatttgcagcGCTGTTGTGGCTAGCAATGTCTTCACGAGTGGATTGAGATGTTGGCTGACGAAACTGCGCGTCAAGGGGTCGTGTTCCTTCATCAATAATAGCTTTGCCTTTGCCATGAACTGAAGAAATTGTGCTTTGAAGAATTTTGACTGGCTGCTGATactctccaacgaatctataatttttaattgtttcctgctattatattatcaatcttgtatgctttatatgcaattttatatctttttgggaactaacctattaacctagtgctagttttttttgcctattttattgtTTCGCTGAAAAgcagtaccaaatgaagtccaaacgcgatgaagctttacggtgattttttctagaccagaaggaaCCTAGTAAGCTTCTGGAGGAGGCTATAAGATATACGAGAGGGCCACAAGCTCACATGGCGCCCCTTGGGGGCCTGAGCTGTCGACCCCTCATAGGTCCTTTTGgcctaattccaactccataaattccGTAAAATCCTGAAAGAACCAGAGCGAGACCCGACACAATtattccgccactgcaagcctctgttcttCCACGATCCCATTTGGAGGCCTCCGCGtttactctgccggagggggaatcgatcacggagggcctctacatcaaccttgttgcacctccgatgatgtgtgagtagttccccacagacctatgggtccatagtgattagctagatctctctctctctctctctctctctctctctctctctctctgatattcaatacaatgttttccttggagttccattcaatgtaatcttcttttgtggtgtgtttgttgggacccgatgaattatgggtttatgatcagattattcattgaaagtaattgggTTATATTatgaactttattatgtgtgattaTTATAGCTATGCAACCCTTTCCGATCTATGAGTTTCCTTTGTCCAAGTCGATGATTAGATCTTCAGTGaaagtggtgcatagtagtaggttcaatcttgcgatgtcctcaccCCGTGACAAAAGGAGTAGCgagacatgtatttgtattgttgctactaaggtaAAACAAGGTtcaatcatattgcttggttttattccgtctacattatgtcatcatacttcatgcattactctgtttgttatgaacttaatacctagaGTGGCAAGCATAGAAACGctctcgaagtggagtaatagtaataggcGCAGTAAGTTtaacggtctacttgtcacagacgtaatgactatgtactgatcatgccatgaataacacCATAACTacgcgcttttatatcaattgcccaacagtaatttgtctacccagcatatgctatgttcttgagagagatgcctctagtgaaaactatgccccccgggtctattcaccATATTTACTAAACCTTAAAAGCCCGTTGTAATTTTTTTACTTTACTTTTATTTTGCAATTTATATATCTGTCACCatcagaattaatccttgcaattaacaaGTACAAGGGGAtggacaaccctcttgcccgtgttgggtgcaagtattttgtttgtgtgtgtaggtactgtcGACCTTTGTCTGTGTgaatctcctattggttcgataaccttggttctctacttagggaaatactatccgctactatattgcttctcctttcctcttcagggaaaaaccgaacgcagctcacaagtagcagcggcaagaagctaagatgattTTGACGGTCATCCCTATAGTTGATAGAAgtcactaaaaaaagacacatccatgacattatgGCCCGAACAAGAACTTTTTCTTTCATGAatgtgacacttctatgatgataattgtgacaaaaacacgtatcatcatagatgtggtgggctcctacttctatgacaaaaaattgtGATAGAACattggcttttcatcctgggtgggccggagacacacctgcatgacattctttgggtcgtccatgaagAGCCTAGAACTTCTGGCcaacccggaacttccggcctcaaCTGCTCCAGTGCGTGCAAACCTTCTGGTTAGCCCGGAACCAGCCCAGAACTTTCGTCCCCCAGAACTTCCGTCCGACCACAGAACTCCCACGCACGATGAGTTCGACCAGTGCAAACTCTCTAGAAACCCCGAACCATGCCCGGAAGCTTGCTCGGAATGTCCGGTGTCCAGAACTTCCGGCCgttcccggaacttccggccctgcgtGCGAGCAGTGTGTTCGGCGCAGCCCATGTACCGTtttgcccctcacttaccccttcatggcttgtactatatatactcccccctCCTCATTTCTAGGGTTAGCTAAGAATAGAAACCAAATCATAAAGCTTAGCTCATGTATCACCCCTTGCGGGATTCCTCCTATGGGAGTTGAACCATCTATGGTTGTCAAGgcctcctaagggagaaggattCCCCAAGTGAGTCATCaagacctcctaagggagaaggattCCCAAGTGAATCTTCAAGACTCATCCTTCCATGAGATTTGGATGAACTACCCTTGTATCTTTTTTCCTTTGTTGTTCTTGGATCTTGATGCACCTCCTGTATTGCTTGTGATTTGAGGAGTATGTGGTGTGGATCTTGTCCAATAGAGTGTTTTCCCCTTTGATTTCTCCATGTTTCCCCGTGTTCTTTGTGTCCCTCCTCAAaaccccctccaattcgtgaagatTGGGCCACATATGGTCCCTACCCTAAATCAGTAGGGGAGACCCAGGGATTCAACGGATTGGGGGTAGCCAAGCTTTTGAAGAAGTTAGTCGTCAGCCCAGAAGCAACCCCAAAAATCCGTATGAGCTCCCGGATCGCACTGAAGCCCTGAGGGTTAATTTATAGCTACTTTTAAGTGGCTAAATAATATAGGTGCACGGAGAGTATTTAATTGCTTGTGATACTGGATATGTTTTCGTTGATTGCTTTCACTTAGCTCACGGAATTGGTGATGTTCAATTTACTCCCTGTCTGACGGAGGCAAACACAATGGCACACTATTCGGCTAGAAATCTTTTGATTCAAACTCTATAATCTGTTAGGACGGTGATCCACCTAGGTTTCTTCTAGCTGATTTGGTTCAAGATGTAACCATCATTTGAGTTTAATAAAGTGTGTCACACCTTCAAACAAAAAAACTCTAGAAGAGCTTAGAAATCAGTAATCACACGGATGTCGTGGGACCGATGGGGTGAATCAACACAGAGGcgcacgacacacacacacacacacacgcacgcacacacacacacacacacacacgcacgcacgcacgcgcacacacacacacacgcacacacgagAATGTGCACGCAAAGGCACACACACAAACACATAATATTGCTATTAAAAAAATTAAGGATCTGACAGCGAAAAAAATGAAGTGCTATTACTCTCCGATCCATATTATTTGTTGCTGGTTTAGTACAATTtcggtacaaagttgtactaagctagCGAcaggtgatatatatatatatatatatatatatatatatatatatatatatatatatatatatatatatatatatatatatatatatatatatatatatatatcagggaGTAACAAAATTATTCACTTGAATGTAGAATTTCATAAAGTTGCACACATCGTCGGTTCCCAACATATAATGTCCCATTTACACGCCTACTGCAAGTATTACAAATTAAACGAAATATATGGTCCTCATCGATCATTTTGAGCAGGAAGCAAATCATCCTTGCATGGAGTATAGATAAACGAGGTGATATATGACATCATGATGAGAAGAGTATCGCCTGCTGGGTAAAGTTTACCCAAGTACTGCAACTTCGAGCTTCCAAGGTAGTAAGCAAACCCGTTGTAACGGTTTCCCAAGAAAATAATTTCCTTGCAAGGATGATACCCCAACAAGTGAACACCATAACATTTCTTTGTCTCGCCCTGCAGGTTGTTACCAATCCCTCCCTCCgcgtcaatgatgctatcatcttCAGAGTCCCATCCCTGGTCTCCTCTGTCGTTTAATCCTTCCTCCGAAATGTCTAAAATCCAGGATTCAACCTCCTTTCTGGTGTTATTTGAGGTGTAGAACCGTGAAAAGGAGGGCTTGAAGTCAACTTGATGCTTCAGCTCCCATTCCGGCATATGACATGATTCTGATACGCCGTGCATTATCCATATCCGAAGTTCATATCCCTCGTGAGCTGTGAGGTAGAGTCCCTGCTTGGATTTCCCCAAATACAGACATGGCCTAATGCGATACCCGTAGTCGTTAGTATGTGATGCTAATTTTTGTGCCAATGTTGGTGTTTTGATCGTTACATACTTGTCCTCCAACAATGAAAACCTATGCAGTGGCAAAAGGAAATTGGTAGAAAGAATGGAAGGTTGTTAAAAGCTCCAGGGACAAAGAAGAAAAGAGTCAAACAACTTGTTATAGCACCACCTTTCTTACCTCATGATGAATCCACCAGAACGTATGATGTAGAATGCTCCTTGCCAGCACACGGCGGTGTGACACCCATGCACACCGTCAGCCAGCGGATTGGACCACATCCCAGACACGGTAGTCACTGCATCGCCTTGTCTGACAAAGTGCCTGTCCTCCCATTGGCCGGTTGCCGACGAGAACATCTGCACGGCATACGAGTACGGCGGCCACTCCATCGAGCCCATGCTCTCCACTTCTTGTTCGTAGCTCTCCCTTAGAGACAAGGGCAGGTTCTCAACATAAGTACTAGTCCAGGTCACCAACGAATATCTGCCGCGGGGTTTCTTGGCAGGCGGTGGATAAACGGGTGGCGATGGCCTTTTAGGCACCCCGGGGAAGCACATCACGCGGTAGTGCAGCGACAAGGTTGGATcgaacacgaggtgcccacgaccGTGGGGGAAGCCTGCGGCCGGCCACGGCAGCTTCGCCCACCGCCGTGTCCACGGGTTGCACACGTACGTGGCCCTTCCGTTCCGGAATAGGATGAGGCCGTTGCAGTGATCCGAGATGTTACAATGACGATTCCACTCCCTCCACGCCCGCGATGTGTTCGGCAGGAATCCGAGCGAACCGTCGATCGGCGGTGTGGCGGCGCGGGAGAAGAAGCCGTGCCTTCTGTTGTCGAAGAAGTTGTCGAAGAAGTCGACGAAGATGCCGCGCAGAGGGCCCGGCGCGAGGTGCTCGAGCACCAGCCCGCGGCCGTCTATGGCGTCGCGCCAGTTCCTGCAGACGCGCCGGCAGGCGGCGAGGCGTCGCGGGGGGACGCGCCGGAGGACCTCGTGGAGCAACTCGTCGGGGAGATCCATGGTGAAGGGCGCTTAGGGTTAGGCTGGTGGCGGGAGTTAGAGGCGAGGGAGGCGCGCGTCGCGGTAAGTAAAGGGGTGGATCACGCGGTACAACTTAGAGTTCAAGGCAGAGTCGCGCGAACCCCTACTGAAAAATCTGGCCCGTGATTTCGACCCGTCCTAAAAAACTGGCCCGTGATTGCAACTGGTGTCTGCACGTCAGCACCGTCATAGCTCGCGAGGCGGGAGATCCTTATTGGAAAATCGTATATGGCGCTCCTTTTTTTTTAAGCAACCATATATTTCATTAGACAATTTGTTCACAGAGATTACACATATGGTCACCATACGAGACACAAATGCTTGTCAAGcaactttgcataaagaattccaCAAGAGGTAAAACTACTATTCCACCCTTGCAGAAACTCGTGCCTCGCCGAAACATAGTCCACAAACGTCCACCGCCGCCATCATGGCAATGCCGGAAAAGGATGAGAACAACCGTCATACCAAGATATGGGAGAACACCACCGCATACAAAGATGCTTTTTGAGTGTCAAAGAGGCGACCAAACCCACATGATAGCACTTCGGGGGATCTAAAACCGGTCGGCCCATTTTCTGGGTAGTGAAACGCACAACAGTAACTTTTTTTTACGGGGACACACAGCAGTAACTGGTCTTGGGaatcttctagaaggttccagaacTGGTTTTTCTGTCTTTTTAGTTTTTCTTCCTTTATATTTatatatttctttctttttctgtttgtttttttcttttctttccgtttccctttttgttttttccttttcaaAGTATATTTTTCTTcgtaaaaaatgttcttgtttccaAAATTTGTTGATAAATTTATGTGCCAtatgtattgcacatctaagtcctatgtcattgatcttacggGGAGATTCGTGTgggtattttctttttctttttctttttcttttctttttattcttgattgactcacttagatgtgcaataactaggcacatctagatgtgccctagacattCCCATTGAAAAACTGTTCGTCTTTTTCTAAAATGTTTATAAATTTCAAGTTTTATTTAAAAGTTTAAAACATATCCGTTTTCCAAGAAGTGTTAGGAAATTTCAACAAATGTCAGCATTTTTTAAAATCATAATTTTCAAAAACATTCATGTTTTCAAATGTTTGTTCACACATTAAAAATAGAAATTTCCAAAAATATTCaaggttttcaaaaattgttcagaaaaAGTGATCTCGTCCTATGTGACGTCCTTGAGAGCTCCTCCTAAGTGTTTGTTGTGCCGCGTAGTGAACAAGAATTCACATGCATGCTTGCCTGGTCCGGCCCAACAATGTGAGGTCGCTTGATCAGATGACAAGTGAAGAGGTTGACCGGGATCACAGACCATACAAAAAATCAGGACACgtcaaaataaattttcacgaAGTTAAGACAAGTTCATGAATTCATAAAAAAATCAACAAATTTCGAAAAAATTCGTGTActcaagaaatgttcatgaattcaaaaaaagttcaaacaatttgaAAAAACTCTTCAAACTCAAGAATTGTTCACGTATTTGAAATGTTCTTAAATTTGCAAAAACAAATGGTCACAAATTGGAAAAATTCATgtaattgaaaaaaaatcatgagttTGTAAAAAGCTCATGGTTTTACTTAAAAAATCGCAAATTCAAAAAAACCATCAATTTcgataaaaagttcatgaatttgaagaaaTACTGACTTTGGAAAATAAATTcgggattttgaaaaaagttcatgggtttgaatatattcatgcatttgaaaaaattcACGGCTTCGAATAAAAGTTTACATGATTTGAAAacaagttcatgatttttttaaatcacgTATTGAAAAAACATGAGTTTGAacaagttcatgaatttggaaaaaagtttGTACTTTTGAAAAAacggaaaaaggaaaaataaaaacaaaaaaattggtcCAAAAAAGGTAGGAAGAAAACCGTCCTAGGAAGCTTCTGGGAGCTTCCCAGAAACGGAATGCAAGATTCCCATTAAAGTAGCCGGCCCCATAAAGAAATGTAGCGAGGCGGGGGTGTGTGTGTCTGTTTTATCGATTATGATGTAACCAACGTAGCGAGCGTCGAGTAGGATTTGGCAATGCTCATTACGTCAATAGGGACCCCACGCACATAGGGAGTCATCAACTAAGCCGACCCATCAACTGAGCATGTAGCAGTGCCCAACATACACACTCTAGCGACAACCACTGTAGCGGCAAGCCGATGTAGTAATCGGACCACTCTAACAGTTTGGTTCACTGTAGCGGATGGCTACCATAGCAAATCAATTTTTTGGTATTGTAtttcaaacattttctaaaaaagCAAACATTTTTGATACTTTTTGAAAACACAAAccattttgaatttgtgaacaaaagttGGAAATAATagcattttttgaaattatgatAATCTAGTGGAACAcatgaaattttttgaaattcccAAATATTTTTCAGAAACACGAACATTTCTTAAATACTcaacaaaatttgaaacatgaatatttttgaattccgAACAATTGTTTGAAAACACAATTTTTTGATAATTACCAGatatttttaaatttgtgaacaaaatttgaaaacaggcatacttttttgaaattttgaaaaaaatggaaAGCAcgtacattttttgaaattaccgaaCATTTTTACAATTTGTAACTTTTCTAAAACTGAACCTTTTTGAAATTGTGTTTTtgaaaaagtaaaaaagaaacttgaaaagggaaaaaagaaaaagaaaacagacaagaaaaagggaagaaagaaaa
This DNA window, taken from Triticum aestivum cultivar Chinese Spring chromosome 1D, IWGSC CS RefSeq v2.1, whole genome shotgun sequence, encodes the following:
- the LOC123170926 gene encoding uncharacterized protein — its product is MDLPDELLHEVLRRVPPRRLAACRRVCRNWRDAIDGRGLVLEHLAPGPLRGIFVDFFDNFFDNRRHGFFSRAATPPIDGSLGFLPNTSRAWREWNRHCNISDHCNGLILFRNGRATYVCNPWTRRWAKLPWPAAGFPHGRGHLVFDPTLSLHYRVMCFPGVPKRPSPPVYPPPAKKPRGRYSLVTWTSTYVENLPLSLRESYEQEVESMGSMEWPPYSYAVQMFSSATGQWEDRHFVRQGDAVTTVSGMWSNPLADGVHGCHTAVCWQGAFYIIRSGGFIMRFSLLEDKYVTIKTPTLAQKLASHTNDYGYRIRPCLYLGKSKQGLYLTAHEGYELRIWIMHGVSESCHMPEWELKHQVDFKPSFSRFYTSNNTRKEVESWILDISEEGLNDRGDQGWDSEDDSIIDAEGGIGNNLQGETKKCYGVHLLGYHPCKEIIFLGNRYNGFAYYLGSSKLQYLGKLYPAGDTLLIMMSYITSFIYTPCKDDLLPAQNDR